Sequence from the Cloacibacillus sp. genome:
CTTGAAATAGCGCGCGCCGCCGACCACGCGATGGGCTGCGCGCAACACTTAGGCTTTACCGTGCGCGACCTTGACGGCAAAGTCTGCTGGGCCGAGTACGGAGAGGGCGACGAATACGTGGCGGCGATGGGCCATCTCGACGTCGTACCCCCGGGAGAGGGCTGGGTCTTCGATCCTTTCTGCGGCCAGGTGAAGAACGGCTACATTCTGGGCCGCGGCACGCAGGACGACAAAGGGCCGCTTTTTTCAACGCTCTTTGCCTTGAAGGCGGTGGCTGAGCTTGGCGTCCCCCTTTCAAAGAGGGTGCGTATAATTTTCGGCATGGACGAGGAAAGCGGCAAGATGCGCGACGTCGCGGCCTATCTCGCGTCGGAAAAGCCGCCCCTCTACGCCTTTACGCCGGACGGGGCCTACCCCGTCGTCAACACCGAAAAGGGAACTATAAAGTTCAAAGGCCGCGCCAGCTTTTCAGACGGAACCGAGGCGCCGCTTCGGCTAGAGAGCGTCTCGGGTGGAGAATCCCTTGGCTCCGTTCCCGCGCACGCGGAGGCGGTGCTTGTTGGCGCGCGCTCCGCGCTTGACGCGGCGGCGGCCATTCTTGCCAAGGCGGCGCGCACAAAGGGCTGGGAAATCTCGCTGCGTTCAGAAGAGGGGCGCCTCACTCTTGCAGTCGCCGGCAAAGCGGCACACGCGACGCTTCCGTCACTTGGGGCAAACGCCGCGGGCAGGCTCCTTGTTCTGCTTAACAAAGCGAAGCTTGAAGGCGAAGCGGGCGCTTTCATCGAATTTCTCGCCACAAAGTTCGGCGTTGAGTCCGACGGCGCCTCTTTAGGCATCAAGGCCTCGCATCTGCACTGCGGCAACATCACGGTGAACCTCGCCATGATCGAGGGCGACGCCTCCGGCATGACCGTCACCTGCGGCATATACATCCCCGCGGAGACCATTACCTTCGACCAGGTGCGCACCGTCATGTGCGATAATTTTACGCAGGCCGGCGCGAGCTTTGAACCGTTCGCCGAGACCGCGCCTATGTACTACTCGCCGAACCATCCGCTCATAAAGACGCTCCAGGCGGGCTATTCCAACGCCACGGGCAAAGAGGCGACGCTGGTCAGCATGTGCGGCGGCACGTATTCAAAGAGAATGCC
This genomic interval carries:
- a CDS encoding Sapep family Mn(2+)-dependent dipeptidase yields the protein MDAKLDRLVKSYLPKLVQCVCESTQIASLYKEDASGFPYGLEIARAADHAMGCAQHLGFTVRDLDGKVCWAEYGEGDEYVAAMGHLDVVPPGEGWVFDPFCGQVKNGYILGRGTQDDKGPLFSTLFALKAVAELGVPLSKRVRIIFGMDEESGKMRDVAAYLASEKPPLYAFTPDGAYPVVNTEKGTIKFKGRASFSDGTEAPLRLESVSGGESLGSVPAHAEAVLVGARSALDAAAAILAKAARTKGWEISLRSEEGRLTLAVAGKAAHATLPSLGANAAGRLLVLLNKAKLEGEAGAFIEFLATKFGVESDGASLGIKASHLHCGNITVNLAMIEGDASGMTVTCGIYIPAETITFDQVRTVMCDNFTQAGASFEPFAETAPMYYSPNHPLIKTLQAGYSNATGKEATLVSMCGGTYSKRMPNMVPYGATFDDEDDRAHGANERLLITNLMESTRLMAYAIWEMAK